The Triticum aestivum cultivar Chinese Spring chromosome 3A, IWGSC CS RefSeq v2.1, whole genome shotgun sequence genome includes a region encoding these proteins:
- the LOC123058379 gene encoding heat stress transcription factor C-1a — MDGLHTELALGLIGCGHGDLQTAPFVAKTYQMVCDPRTDALVRWGKGNNSFLVTDVAGFSQLLLPCFFKHGNFSSFVRQLNTYGFRKVHPDRWEFAHESFLRGQTHLLPRIVRRKKRGEAGAGASCSSAVGGGEQHQHVVANMGDQVEEEEDEEGREALLEEVQRLRQEQTAIGEQLAKMSRRLQATERRPDRLMSFLSKLAEDPNATSLHLLEQAAEKKRQRMQCPSRDFTSFPVALPLHPAPSPPPPPLLALGDPTMGGVRVWQWAEPMPLALTTFEQPSASSGVQQVPEFEGGRSGSSMGITDGGTAVETPFPFCLLGQCFF; from the exons ATGGACGGCCTCCACACGGAGCTGGCGCTGGGGCTGATCGGGTGCGGCCATGGCGACCTCCAGACGGCGCCGTTCGTGGCCAAGACGTACCAGATGGTGTGCGACCCTAGGACGGACGCGCTCGTCAGGTGGGGGAAGGGCAACAACAGCTTCCTCGTCACCGACGTCGCCGGCTTCTCGCAGCTCCTCCTCCCCTGCTTCTTCAAGCACGGCAACTTCTCCAGCTTCGTCCGCCAGCTCAACACATAT GGCTTCCGGAAGGTGCACCCGGACCGATGGGAGTTCGCGCACGAGTCGTTCCTGCGCGGCCAGACGCACCTGCTGCCGCGCATCGTGCGCCGCAAGAAGCGCGGCGAGGCCGGTGCTGGCGCCTCGTGCTCGTCTGcagtcggcggcggcgagcagcaCCAGCACGTGGTGGCCAATATGGGAGACCaagtggaggaggaagaggatgaggagggaAGGGAGGCGCTGCTCGAGGAGGTTCAGAGGCTGCGGCAGGAGCAGACGGCCATCGGGGAGCAGCTGGCGAAGATGAGCCGGCGACTGCAGGCGACAGAGCGGCGGCCTGACCGGCTCATGTCCTTCCTCTCCAAGCTCGCCGAGGATCCCAACGCCACCTCCCTCCACCTTCTCGAACAAGCAGCCGAGAAGAAGCGCCAGCGCATGCAGTGCCCTTCCCGTGATTTTACTTCCTTTCCCGTCGCACTTCCTCTTCATcccgcgccttcaccgccgccgccgccgctattgGCGCTCGGCGACCCGACCATGGGCGGGGTCAGAGTCTGGCAATGGGCGGAGCCGATGCCACTGGCGCTCACAACCTTCGAGCAGCCCTCCGCGAGCTCCGGGGTGCAGCAGGTGCCGGAGTTCGAGGGCGGCCGGAGCGGCAGCAGCATGGGCATAACTGACGGTGGGACCGCGGTGGAGACCCCCTTCCCGTTCTGCCTACTGGGCCAGTGTTTCTTCTAA